A window of the Butyricimonas faecalis genome harbors these coding sequences:
- a CDS encoding TonB-dependent receptor, whose amino-acid sequence MKMLNLFVIYILFLPVVTFAQKRDSIAMRGVIDTVDVIENRAYNAQDANAGSRVSRISVEVMQANKSRSLAELLSDNSAIYIKSLGQGALATASFRGSSPSQTRVNWNGINITPPMAGTFDFSQIPVFFIDNVDLIHGSGHVKSGTGAIGGSVNLFNQPGWNKKNKYKIFGEYGSYNTYTAGGNLLIGKTKSSYQTRFYHQHSDNNYTYLNKILVPTKPFREQRKEAQYDQFGVMQEVYFKLLPDLTLSTIGWLQWGKRKLPQPLTVNVLSHEQQKETNLRGYVGADYIKGKHQFFAKAAYLYYRLRYDKWNDSKNGVFPPEGNTNKSETYTISGDYHCNPLSGLHLNTTLTYTYDRINAESYMEIDSSKYYIDGLDSAYYEIPTVASPSIKNREVLSWQANARWSVFPWLLINGQFMTEWNDGKNVSTYSMGFLSQIHQDILTIRGNVSYNYRFPSMNDLYWRPGGNPGLKPEKGYSYDITFTYTPRLGHGFHLNTVVSSYLMTIDDWIVWLPEDGKQWFWTPQNMRDVLSYGCEVFMRGEYKTKDFNLSITTNYTVSVSKTRKKNHKDDNSYMRQIPYVPKYKWNTRLSVKYKKHFFAYQISYFDKRFLTTDESYSTPAYTVHNLLVGSSFDIGNIRVSPQIRIDNLFDTYYESTKYYPMPLRNCLVSVVFEF is encoded by the coding sequence ATGAAAATGCTTAATCTTTTCGTGATCTATATACTGTTTCTCCCCGTGGTCACATTTGCACAAAAACGAGATAGTATTGCCATGCGTGGTGTAATTGATACGGTTGACGTGATCGAAAACAGAGCATATAATGCACAAGATGCAAATGCCGGTTCTCGTGTAAGTCGCATTTCTGTGGAAGTCATGCAGGCTAATAAGTCAAGATCATTGGCAGAATTGTTATCCGACAATTCGGCTATCTATATTAAAAGTTTAGGACAAGGGGCTCTTGCTACTGCTTCTTTCCGAGGAAGTAGTCCATCCCAAACTAGAGTTAACTGGAATGGAATTAATATTACGCCTCCTATGGCCGGAACATTTGATTTTTCACAAATTCCTGTATTTTTTATCGATAACGTGGATCTCATACATGGTAGCGGACACGTGAAAAGTGGAACCGGGGCGATCGGGGGAAGTGTCAATTTGTTTAATCAACCCGGATGGAATAAAAAGAACAAATATAAAATCTTCGGTGAATACGGTTCATATAATACGTATACAGCTGGGGGAAATCTTTTGATCGGGAAAACTAAAAGTTCCTATCAAACTCGATTTTATCATCAACATTCTGACAATAATTACACGTATCTTAATAAAATACTGGTTCCGACAAAACCTTTTCGGGAACAGAGAAAAGAAGCTCAATACGATCAGTTTGGTGTAATGCAGGAGGTTTATTTCAAATTATTACCAGATTTGACATTATCAACGATAGGTTGGCTTCAATGGGGGAAAAGGAAACTCCCTCAGCCTCTCACGGTTAATGTATTAAGCCATGAACAACAAAAAGAAACAAATTTGAGAGGATACGTGGGAGCAGACTACATTAAGGGGAAACATCAATTTTTTGCAAAAGCCGCTTATTTATACTATCGATTACGCTATGATAAATGGAACGATAGCAAAAATGGAGTATTTCCACCTGAAGGCAATACGAATAAATCTGAAACATATACAATTAGCGGGGATTATCATTGCAATCCATTATCCGGACTGCATTTGAATACTACGTTAACTTATACATACGACCGGATTAACGCGGAAAGTTATATGGAAATCGATTCTTCAAAATATTATATTGATGGGCTTGATTCTGCCTATTATGAAATCCCGACGGTTGCAAGTCCTTCCATAAAAAATCGAGAAGTGCTTTCATGGCAAGCCAATGCTCGTTGGAGCGTATTCCCGTGGTTATTGATTAACGGGCAATTTATGACGGAATGGAATGACGGGAAAAATGTATCTACTTATTCTATGGGATTTCTTTCTCAAATTCATCAAGACATTTTGACGATCCGCGGAAATGTGTCATATAATTACCGCTTCCCTAGCATGAACGATCTATACTGGAGGCCGGGAGGAAACCCTGGATTGAAACCGGAAAAGGGCTATTCTTATGATATTACTTTTACCTACACTCCTCGCTTGGGACATGGTTTTCATTTAAATACAGTGGTGTCTTCCTACTTGATGACTATTGACGATTGGATTGTTTGGCTGCCTGAGGATGGGAAACAATGGTTCTGGACACCTCAGAACATGCGGGATGTACTTTCATATGGGTGTGAGGTTTTCATGCGAGGAGAATACAAGACAAAAGATTTTAACCTGAGTATTACAACGAATTACACGGTGTCCGTGTCTAAAACGCGTAAGAAAAATCATAAAGATGACAATTCCTATATGCGACAGATTCCTTATGTCCCTAAATACAAATGGAATACTCGTCTTTCTGTGAAATACAAAAAACATTTCTTTGCATATCAAATCTCTTACTTTGACAAAAGATTTTTAACCACAGATGAATCGTACAGTACACCAGCGTACACTGTTCATAATTTACTTGTAGGTTCTTCTTTCGATATTGGAAATATCCGAGTTTCTCCGCAAATTCGAATAGATAATCTTTTTGATACCTATTATGAATCGACCAAGTATTATCCGATGCCTTTGCGAAATTGTTTGGTGTCGGTTGTGTTTGAATTTTAG
- a CDS encoding YncE family protein, with amino-acid sequence MNKGVFRLFIFLLGMLSVYSCRNDDDEIIQSVVTKVTPSDSVLGPVKGFFLLNEGNMGNNKASLDYFDYATGEYHKNIFPERNPDVVKELGDVGNDIQIYGSKLYAVINCSHLIEVMDVNTAKEISKITVTNCRYIVFKDGYAYVSSYAGPVLIDPNARLGEVVKIDTATLQVVGSCTVGYQPEEMVIAGNKLYVANSGGYRVPNYDNTVSVIDLETFKEVKKITVAINLHRMRIDRNGLIYVTSRGDYYNVHSNTYVINTLNDMVESTLNFPASELYLCGDSLYSYSTEYSKITGKWTINYTIYDTKVRRVVSRNFIKDGTDKLIVTPYALAVNPETGEILVGDAGDYVTPGTLYCFTPDGKKKWSVQTGDIPAHIVFSTTSLQDYK; translated from the coding sequence ATGAATAAAGGAGTATTTAGGCTATTTATTTTCCTGTTGGGGATGTTGTCGGTTTATTCTTGTCGAAATGATGATGACGAGATTATCCAGTCAGTTGTGACTAAAGTCACGCCAAGTGATTCGGTTCTTGGCCCCGTGAAGGGTTTTTTCTTACTCAACGAGGGAAATATGGGAAATAACAAAGCTTCCCTCGATTATTTTGATTATGCTACTGGTGAGTATCATAAGAATATATTTCCGGAACGGAATCCCGATGTGGTGAAAGAGTTAGGAGATGTGGGTAATGATATCCAGATATACGGGAGTAAGTTGTATGCCGTGATTAATTGTTCGCATTTGATCGAGGTTATGGATGTGAACACGGCGAAAGAAATCTCTAAAATAACGGTGACAAATTGTCGATATATTGTTTTCAAGGATGGTTATGCTTACGTGAGTTCGTACGCGGGACCGGTGTTGATAGATCCGAATGCGCGTTTGGGGGAAGTGGTGAAAATTGACACGGCAACTTTACAGGTCGTGGGTTCCTGTACGGTGGGATATCAACCGGAGGAGATGGTGATCGCCGGAAATAAATTGTACGTGGCAAATTCGGGAGGGTATAGGGTTCCGAATTATGATAATACCGTGTCCGTGATTGATTTGGAAACATTTAAGGAGGTGAAAAAGATCACGGTTGCAATTAATCTTCACCGGATGCGTATTGATCGAAATGGGTTGATTTACGTGACTTCCCGAGGAGATTATTATAATGTACATTCAAATACATACGTGATTAATACCCTGAATGACATGGTTGAAAGTACATTGAATTTCCCTGCCAGTGAACTATATCTTTGCGGAGATTCTCTTTATTCTTATAGTACCGAATATAGTAAAATTACAGGGAAGTGGACAATTAATTATACGATTTATGACACGAAAGTCAGACGTGTTGTTTCTCGCAATTTTATAAAAGACGGAACAGACAAGTTGATCGTAACTCCTTACGCTTTGGCTGTGAATCCGGAAACAGGGGAAATTTTAGTTGGGGATGCGGGGGATTATGTTACTCCGGGTACCCTTTATTGTTTTACTCCCGATGGCAAGAAAAAATGGAGTGTGCAGACGGGTGATATTCCTGCACATATCGTGTTCTCGACAACTTCTTTACAAGATTATAAATGA
- a CDS encoding putative transporter, which translates to MELLKDLFEGSPNLWGGGVAHSVLILSLVIAFGIMLGKVKIAGISLGVTWILFVGIVFGHFNLSLNEHLLHFLKEFGLILFVYSIGLQVGPGFFSAFKKGGFTLNILAVTSVSLSVAVAIVLYLVTDTPITTIVGILSGAVTNTPGLGAAQQANSDLNGIDAPEIAMGYAVAYPLGVIGAILALQSLKYILKINTTTEEAEAEKGMGHLQELTVRPVSLEIINKAIDNKTIKDIHPLVNRKFVISRIRDQYGKQELVNSDTELHLGDQILVISNPKDIEAITVFFGKQIDVKWEDEDSNLVSRRILITKPELNGKTLSQLRIRRNFGASITRVNRSGVDLVAAPNLQLQMGDRVTVVGSELAVSHAEKILGNSLKRLNHPNLIPIFIGIALGCILGSIPFMLPGIPQPLKLGLAGGPLIISILISRFGPHYKLITYTTMSANLMVREIGISLFLACVGLGAGKGFIETIVNEGGYMWIGYGAIITIFPLLLTGLIGRYGCKLNYYTLIGILSGANTNPPALAYSNEQTSCDAPAVGYATVYPLAMFLRVLSAQLLILALG; encoded by the coding sequence ATGGAATTATTAAAAGATCTTTTCGAGGGAAGTCCCAATCTTTGGGGTGGCGGAGTAGCACACTCCGTGCTTATTTTATCGTTAGTAATCGCTTTCGGCATCATGCTAGGAAAGGTAAAAATTGCCGGGATCTCACTTGGTGTCACGTGGATTCTTTTTGTTGGAATCGTTTTCGGGCATTTCAATTTAAGCCTAAACGAACACCTACTTCACTTTCTGAAAGAATTCGGGTTAATCCTATTCGTTTATTCCATCGGCCTACAGGTAGGTCCAGGCTTTTTCTCCGCCTTCAAAAAGGGCGGCTTCACGCTGAACATACTGGCCGTCACGTCCGTTTCACTAAGTGTCGCGGTTGCTATTGTCCTCTATCTCGTGACAGACACTCCTATCACAACCATAGTAGGCATCCTTTCCGGAGCTGTCACCAACACGCCTGGTCTAGGAGCTGCCCAACAAGCCAACAGCGACCTAAACGGTATCGACGCCCCGGAAATCGCTATGGGATATGCCGTAGCCTATCCTCTAGGAGTAATCGGAGCAATCTTGGCATTACAAAGCCTAAAGTACATCCTAAAAATTAACACGACAACAGAAGAAGCCGAGGCTGAAAAAGGCATGGGCCACTTACAGGAACTTACAGTACGTCCCGTCTCTTTGGAAATCATCAACAAGGCTATTGACAATAAAACCATCAAAGACATTCATCCCCTGGTAAACCGCAAATTTGTCATCTCACGTATACGCGATCAATACGGGAAACAGGAACTGGTCAACTCGGACACCGAACTGCATCTTGGAGATCAAATACTTGTAATTTCCAACCCCAAAGATATTGAAGCCATTACCGTATTTTTCGGTAAACAAATTGACGTGAAATGGGAAGATGAGGATAGCAATCTCGTCTCACGCCGCATCCTCATCACGAAGCCCGAACTGAACGGGAAAACTTTATCCCAGCTCCGGATACGCCGAAACTTTGGGGCCAGCATTACCCGGGTAAACCGTTCCGGGGTGGATCTGGTAGCAGCTCCAAACTTACAACTGCAAATGGGAGACCGTGTCACCGTCGTCGGAAGCGAACTGGCAGTGAGTCATGCAGAGAAAATACTTGGCAATTCCCTGAAACGTTTGAACCATCCCAACTTGATACCTATATTTATCGGCATCGCCCTCGGGTGTATACTAGGAAGTATCCCATTCATGCTGCCCGGAATTCCGCAACCGCTAAAACTAGGGCTAGCCGGAGGTCCCCTTATCATTTCAATCCTCATCAGCCGTTTCGGCCCACACTACAAATTAATCACGTACACGACCATGAGTGCCAACCTTATGGTTCGGGAAATAGGAATTTCCTTATTCCTTGCTTGTGTCGGTTTAGGAGCCGGAAAAGGCTTTATCGAAACCATCGTGAACGAAGGAGGCTACATGTGGATCGGCTATGGAGCAATCATTACCATTTTCCCGCTACTTTTGACCGGACTAATTGGACGCTATGGTTGTAAACTAAATTATTACACGCTGATCGGTATTCTTTCCGGGGCCAACACGAATCCTCCCGCATTAGCCTATTCCAATGAACAGACCTCATGCGACGCCCCGGCCGTAGGTTATGCCACCGTTTACCCATTAGCCATGTTCCTTCGGGTTCTTTCGGCACAATTACTTATTCTCGCTTTGGGATAA
- a CDS encoding NHL repeat-containing protein, with protein sequence MKKILYLGVLCTILLSACNDDDKGEITPPRDVQMLVVNEGVNGEGGLSVIYGDGTIEVNAYEKANEKILQGSPYAINSINDKYFLTASAPARIEILDPTTFVVLKTIDYEKIGMPRDIIPISESEAIVADSIHQLTKINTVTNTVVEHITLAEEWGMEEIAIVNNKLFGTHLDASGIAVFDIDNITGNPQSVIPVSISKSVKTCKMHVDKNNKLWIFSTGKNAESRNCAYWIKIDPETQKVDSVEIPFFKRGDEELELGVPMGATYNKSYLSLDKGTIYFTLQACARISAGRDRLAIFALDVNDNSYKLYRETPGVEARLNGMGISPEGEVYLCDANGTIAGFVRQFPANETISAIQVGIKPRMIWFPR encoded by the coding sequence ATGAAAAAAATATTATATTTAGGGGTACTCTGTACCATTTTATTATCAGCTTGTAATGATGATGACAAGGGGGAGATTACCCCTCCTAGGGACGTACAAATGCTTGTTGTGAATGAAGGAGTAAATGGAGAGGGAGGCTTGTCTGTCATTTATGGAGATGGAACGATAGAAGTGAATGCTTACGAAAAAGCCAATGAAAAAATATTGCAAGGCTCTCCTTATGCTATTAATTCAATCAATGATAAATATTTTCTCACGGCAAGTGCTCCCGCTAGAATAGAGATCCTAGACCCGACAACCTTTGTTGTATTGAAAACGATTGATTATGAAAAAATAGGCATGCCTCGGGATATTATCCCAATTAGTGAATCGGAAGCGATCGTGGCAGACTCTATTCATCAACTTACTAAAATCAATACAGTTACAAATACTGTCGTTGAGCACATAACTCTTGCGGAAGAATGGGGTATGGAGGAGATCGCGATCGTTAATAATAAACTTTTCGGGACTCATCTTGATGCTTCGGGGATTGCAGTATTTGATATAGATAATATTACAGGAAACCCTCAAAGTGTCATTCCGGTAAGTATAAGTAAAAGTGTCAAGACTTGTAAAATGCATGTAGATAAAAACAATAAATTGTGGATATTCTCCACTGGAAAGAATGCAGAAAGCCGGAACTGTGCATATTGGATCAAAATAGATCCGGAAACACAGAAAGTTGATTCTGTTGAAATACCATTTTTTAAACGTGGGGACGAAGAATTGGAATTAGGTGTACCTATGGGAGCCACGTATAATAAATCTTATCTGTCTCTTGATAAGGGAACCATTTATTTTACATTGCAGGCTTGTGCACGCATTTCTGCCGGACGAGATCGGTTAGCCATATTTGCTTTAGATGTTAACGATAATAGCTATAAACTGTATCGGGAAACTCCAGGTGTGGAAGCAAGATTAAATGGAATGGGAATTTCTCCGGAAGGTGAAGTCTATCTTTGTGATGCCAATGGAACTATTGCTGGTTTCGTGCGTCAATTCCCAGCCAATGAAACAATTTCTGCTATTCAGGTGGGTATAAAACCGCGAATGATTTGGTTCCCCCGGTAA
- a CDS encoding PKD-like domain-containing protein — translation MKKEFRFKFLLLMTLLVGGFVACDDDDEKIEVGNPDFTFNSETGEYNVKIGKEIPLRVHVKDAVNPVYAWKQEGKIVADDTVYYFKGESLGECFVNFRLDADNGSVEKQVKVTVVDRLAPQIKLESAAVAYCGIARGFAAETEYTDETTTFEWSYSGKVVSHDSVYMFKEEDINIYSLALKVTNEDGVDVKNINVSVIPEEEPLLFFDNARYVQPSMLDKAITMTCPIGKHVVLAPVKFAISDQAVYEWKVDGQVQSGKTSIYFDFTPSVEGKTYEIDVKATDNGKTASTKVYVQCTPKEGTYFRAVTSKSKVFSDHCFEFMPAPGQFVNFNQNQTAEDARMRIQTALDKLDNDSNMAWIASLGAWGGYFILGFDHSVEDDGLGEADFDIIGNPLGKNWCECGVVWVSQDENGNGIPDDTWYELKGSETGKPGITQRYALKYYRPTADKQDVLSIDNDGNLDFLKRNAYHPESGYYPWFMKEEYYILTGTCLGNQFKTAGIETNWGFDWGYVDNVNDPTGFRIENAIQQDGSPANLKYIDFVKVHTGQMGQGAAVGEVSTESSAAMDLRLKAKK, via the coding sequence ATGAAAAAAGAGTTTAGGTTTAAATTTTTGTTACTGATGACGTTATTGGTCGGTGGCTTTGTGGCCTGCGATGATGACGATGAAAAAATTGAGGTGGGTAATCCTGATTTTACCTTTAATTCGGAGACCGGGGAGTATAACGTGAAAATCGGCAAGGAGATTCCTCTTCGTGTTCACGTGAAGGATGCGGTGAATCCCGTGTACGCTTGGAAACAGGAAGGAAAGATTGTGGCGGATGATACGGTGTATTATTTCAAAGGGGAGTCTTTAGGAGAGTGTTTTGTCAATTTCCGTTTGGATGCAGATAACGGAAGTGTGGAGAAGCAAGTAAAAGTGACGGTGGTTGATCGGTTGGCACCCCAAATTAAGTTGGAGTCTGCGGCGGTGGCTTATTGTGGAATTGCCAGAGGATTTGCAGCCGAAACGGAGTATACGGATGAAACGACCACATTCGAATGGAGTTATAGTGGGAAAGTCGTATCTCATGATTCCGTTTATATGTTTAAAGAGGAAGATATAAATATCTATTCTCTGGCCTTGAAGGTGACGAACGAGGATGGTGTTGATGTGAAAAATATCAACGTGTCGGTTATTCCCGAGGAAGAACCATTGTTGTTTTTCGATAACGCGCGTTACGTGCAACCCTCCATGTTGGATAAAGCGATCACGATGACTTGTCCGATCGGTAAGCATGTCGTGTTGGCTCCCGTGAAATTTGCGATCAGTGATCAAGCGGTTTACGAATGGAAAGTTGACGGACAGGTGCAGAGTGGAAAGACTTCTATTTATTTTGATTTTACTCCATCCGTGGAAGGGAAAACGTATGAAATTGACGTGAAGGCGACGGATAATGGCAAAACGGCATCCACGAAAGTTTACGTGCAATGTACCCCGAAGGAGGGAACTTATTTTAGAGCGGTGACATCAAAAAGCAAAGTTTTTTCTGATCATTGTTTTGAATTTATGCCTGCTCCCGGTCAATTTGTTAATTTTAATCAAAACCAAACTGCAGAAGACGCTCGCATGCGAATCCAAACGGCCTTGGATAAATTGGATAATGATAGCAATATGGCGTGGATTGCTTCCCTGGGTGCATGGGGAGGTTATTTTATATTGGGATTTGATCATAGCGTGGAAGATGATGGACTGGGAGAAGCGGACTTTGATATCATAGGTAATCCCCTTGGTAAGAACTGGTGTGAGTGTGGTGTTGTATGGGTAAGTCAAGATGAGAATGGAAATGGAATCCCTGATGATACATGGTACGAGTTGAAGGGAAGTGAAACGGGTAAGCCGGGTATCACGCAACGATATGCCTTGAAATATTATCGTCCTACGGCAGATAAACAGGATGTGTTATCTATCGATAATGATGGTAATTTGGACTTTTTGAAACGTAATGCTTATCATCCGGAGAGCGGTTATTATCCTTGGTTTATGAAAGAGGAGTATTATATTCTTACCGGTACTTGTTTGGGAAATCAATTCAAGACAGCAGGGATTGAAACAAACTGGGGTTTTGATTGGGGATATGTGGATAATGTTAATGACCCGACAGGATTCAGAATCGAAAATGCCATCCAGCAAGATGGAAGTCCGGCTAATTTGAAATATATTGATTTCGTGAAGGTACATACAGGTCAAATGGGACAAGGTGCTGCCGTGGGAGAAGTTTCTACCGAGTCTTCTGCTGCAATGGATTTACGTTTAAAAGCGAAAAAATAA
- a CDS encoding TonB-dependent receptor — MKLITLIVLILLCFEGGNFLRAQNVDSTKMYHIDEVDVSAPRVRKEVIPVQVMEGKVLERLSVHSVADALRYFSGVQIKDYGGIGGLKTVNIRAMGTQHVGVFYDGIELGNAQNGTVDLGRFSLDNMETITLYNGQRSAIFQPAKDFGSAGSIYMTTRVPRFLGNKKHNGKFTFKTGSFGLLNPALLWESRLSDRISASFSSEYMYTTGKYKFSYRKKNGYDTTEIRRNGDVYALRAEYGMFGKMNSGDWKAKIYFYDSERGYPGASVREEPGKFKHQDRQWDTNLFLQGSFQKHFSFYSLLLNGKYAYDYLHYLSDPRLDVSTMYVNNHFRQHEIYFSSAHMFTLFPFWNVNISVDFQWNKLNADLVDFVYPKRYTVLTAVATALHFERFKLQASLLGTFVHERTKVENGAADDMREYTPTLVASWQPFQTGSFNVRAFYKRIFRMPTLNDLYYTFIGNIYLKPEYTNQYDMGVTYVKTFDKGVLEHFELQADVYYNEVSDKIIAMPTSNQFRWTMINLGEVEIRGVDVALQGCWRFGQDWLLDTRVNYTYQKAQDFTKRESHFYGDQIPYIPWHSGSLILNGTYRSWFVNYSFIYTGKRYEASANIPENRAKEWYTSDFSLSKNFSWRKTAIRLTAEINNIFNQQYEVVQCYPMPGTNVKFIVNVTI, encoded by the coding sequence ATGAAGTTAATAACTTTGATTGTATTGATTTTGCTATGCTTTGAAGGTGGTAACTTTTTGAGGGCGCAGAACGTGGATTCGACCAAAATGTATCATATCGACGAGGTGGACGTGTCTGCTCCGCGGGTTCGTAAAGAAGTGATACCTGTGCAGGTCATGGAAGGAAAGGTATTAGAAAGATTAAGCGTTCACTCTGTTGCTGATGCCCTGCGTTATTTTTCCGGTGTACAAATTAAAGATTATGGTGGTATCGGTGGTTTGAAAACAGTGAATATCAGGGCAATGGGTACGCAGCATGTAGGGGTATTTTATGATGGCATCGAATTGGGGAATGCTCAGAACGGGACGGTGGATCTCGGGCGTTTCTCTTTGGATAACATGGAGACGATAACTCTCTATAATGGGCAACGGAGTGCTATTTTCCAGCCGGCAAAAGATTTCGGCTCAGCAGGTTCTATTTACATGACTACCCGAGTTCCTCGATTTCTGGGAAATAAGAAACATAACGGTAAATTTACTTTTAAGACCGGGTCTTTCGGTTTGTTGAATCCGGCTCTTTTGTGGGAAAGCCGGTTGTCCGATCGAATAAGTGCTTCTTTTAGTTCCGAATACATGTACACTACCGGGAAGTATAAGTTTAGTTATCGGAAGAAAAACGGATACGATACTACAGAAATCCGCCGGAATGGAGACGTGTATGCTTTGCGTGCGGAATACGGGATGTTTGGAAAAATGAATAGTGGAGATTGGAAAGCGAAGATTTATTTTTATGATTCGGAAAGAGGTTATCCCGGGGCATCGGTACGAGAGGAACCGGGGAAGTTTAAACACCAAGATCGGCAATGGGATACGAATTTATTTCTGCAAGGTTCTTTTCAGAAGCATTTCAGTTTTTATAGTTTGTTGCTGAATGGGAAATATGCTTATGATTATTTACATTATCTTTCGGATCCGCGTTTGGATGTGAGTACGATGTACGTGAACAATCACTTTCGTCAACATGAGATTTATTTCTCGTCAGCGCATATGTTTACTCTTTTCCCTTTTTGGAATGTAAATATTTCAGTGGATTTTCAGTGGAATAAGTTGAATGCAGATCTTGTGGATTTTGTTTATCCCAAGCGTTATACTGTATTGACTGCGGTTGCCACCGCGTTGCATTTCGAGAGATTCAAATTGCAGGCAAGTTTATTAGGTACTTTTGTGCATGAACGTACTAAAGTGGAAAATGGTGCCGCAGATGATATGCGGGAGTATACTCCAACGTTGGTGGCTTCATGGCAACCTTTCCAGACGGGGAGTTTCAACGTACGGGCTTTTTACAAAAGGATTTTCCGGATGCCGACATTGAACGATTTGTATTACACGTTTATTGGGAATATATATTTGAAGCCAGAGTATACCAATCAATATGACATGGGGGTAACGTATGTTAAGACGTTTGATAAAGGGGTCTTGGAACATTTCGAGTTGCAGGCAGATGTGTATTATAACGAAGTGTCGGATAAGATTATTGCCATGCCGACTTCCAACCAGTTCCGTTGGACAATGATAAATCTGGGAGAGGTTGAAATTCGGGGTGTTGATGTCGCTTTGCAGGGATGTTGGCGATTTGGGCAAGATTGGTTATTGGATACCCGGGTAAATTACACGTACCAGAAAGCCCAAGATTTCACGAAAAGAGAGAGCCATTTTTACGGGGATCAAATTCCTTATATCCCTTGGCACAGTGGTTCTTTAATATTAAACGGGACGTATAGAAGTTGGTTTGTGAATTACAGTTTTATTTACACGGGTAAACGTTACGAGGCGAGTGCTAATATTCCGGAAAATAGGGCTAAAGAGTGGTATACGAGTGATTTTTCGTTGTCCAAGAATTTCTCGTGGCGAAAGACCGCGATTCGTTTGACGGCAGAGATTAACAATATTTTTAATCAGCAATACGAGGTTGTACAATGTTACCCGATGCCGGGGACGAATGTGAAGTTCATTGTTAACGTGACAATTTAA
- a CDS encoding GIN domain-containing protein, which produces MKKILFVIFMLYLTIAGAFAQEQITVSQFQGKKITEIEAHGVFSIIVRQGTSTGVTVNIPARFEKQLVLRLNPDGKLQIHIEGKITSKNRRNNDEDQFTAEVTVTTLNQVKLTGVCKLETIGDFTTNKLKVDLSGASKMLVGGDFLAKEKLEIKLSGASNFKGKITSPESNFNISGASKLTLQGNTIRCKIEVSGASKAALDNFSVNELKAEVSGAAKAQFQVKEKISLHTSGASKATYSGDPIILSLHSSGASNINKINSTSLEDRKEYEK; this is translated from the coding sequence ATGAAAAAAATATTGTTTGTCATTTTCATGCTCTACCTCACGATAGCCGGCGCTTTCGCACAAGAACAAATCACCGTATCCCAATTCCAAGGCAAAAAAATCACAGAGATCGAGGCTCACGGGGTCTTTAGTATTATTGTCAGACAAGGCACCTCCACCGGAGTCACGGTAAACATTCCCGCCCGGTTTGAAAAGCAACTTGTCCTAAGACTGAATCCCGACGGGAAACTGCAAATCCATATCGAAGGGAAGATCACGAGTAAAAATAGAAGAAACAATGATGAAGACCAATTCACGGCAGAAGTCACCGTTACCACCCTCAATCAGGTCAAGCTAACCGGGGTCTGCAAACTGGAAACGATCGGGGATTTCACGACAAACAAGCTAAAAGTAGACCTTTCCGGGGCAAGCAAAATGCTCGTGGGCGGAGACTTCTTGGCAAAAGAAAAACTTGAAATAAAACTAAGCGGAGCCTCTAACTTCAAAGGTAAAATAACCAGCCCCGAATCTAATTTCAATATCAGTGGAGCTTCTAAGTTGACCCTGCAAGGCAACACGATTCGTTGTAAAATAGAAGTATCGGGAGCCTCGAAAGCAGCCCTTGACAACTTTTCGGTAAACGAACTAAAAGCAGAAGTATCGGGAGCTGCAAAAGCTCAATTCCAAGTCAAGGAAAAAATCAGCCTACATACTTCCGGTGCTTCAAAGGCCACGTACTCCGGAGATCCGATCATCCTCTCCCTACACTCTTCAGGAGCCTCTAACATCAATAAAATTAATTCAACATCTTTAGAAGACAGAAAAGAATATGAGAAATAA